A single Ignavibacteriales bacterium DNA region contains:
- a CDS encoding DUF268 domain-containing protein, whose translation MLRTLKILIQQLGFNPRQTVNSLRSVPWYIRNYRLLKKDLQKTGQPFAVESFYPALEDRFDTAGSTPLHYFFLDLHVAGLINRNNPVHHVDIGSRLDGFVAHVAAFRKIEVFDFRPLTVPIPNVTFTRADLTQQDFPFADYCDSVSCLHAIEHFGLGRYGDPVDSEGHIKGLNNIYKLLKPGGTFYFATPVGPQRIEFDAHRVFSLAYLLSLFEKSYELVSFSWIDDQNKYFPSHKLTGQDIENNLNCRYGCGIFELRKL comes from the coding sequence ATGCTCCGCACACTGAAAATTCTCATACAGCAGCTTGGCTTTAACCCCCGGCAGACCGTCAACTCACTCCGCTCTGTCCCCTGGTATATACGCAACTACAGGCTGCTCAAAAAGGACTTACAGAAAACCGGCCAGCCGTTCGCGGTTGAGTCTTTCTACCCTGCACTTGAAGACAGATTTGATACTGCCGGCTCAACCCCGCTTCACTATTTTTTCCTTGATCTGCATGTTGCAGGTCTGATTAACCGGAATAATCCGGTGCATCATGTTGATATCGGATCACGGCTTGACGGATTTGTGGCTCATGTTGCCGCTTTCAGGAAAATCGAGGTATTTGATTTCAGGCCTCTTACGGTGCCTATTCCAAACGTAACCTTCACCCGGGCAGATCTTACACAGCAGGATTTTCCTTTTGCTGATTACTGCGACTCTGTTTCATGCCTTCACGCGATTGAACATTTCGGACTTGGACGCTATGGCGATCCGGTTGACTCTGAAGGGCATATCAAAGGTCTGAACAATATATACAAACTGTTGAAACCGGGGGGCACCTTCTATTTTGCCACTCCTGTCGGACCGCAGAGAATAGAGTTTGACGCTCACCGGGTATTCAGTCTTGCTTATCTTCTTTCCCTTTTTGAAAAGAGTTATGAGCTGGTTTCATTCTCCTGGATAGATGATCAGAACAAATACTTCCCTTCTCATAAACTCACCGGACAGGATATAGAGAATAACCTGAATTGCCGCTACGGATGCGGTATATTTGAACTTCGCAAGTTATGA
- a CDS encoding exopolysaccharide biosynthesis polyprenyl glycosylphosphotransferase, which yields MIFGKRNLKVVRTAADISLIFASFLAAALLAQPSEVLSQRLYMFLLPVLLSALWYFSAGATGFYEDFNSRYFPYQVVYILKNIILQAGAAISFIFLIKEDLYTRNFLIFYSFILTTAVSAEFLYLRHAIRRQKRKGVNFRNLLIAGAGEVGRDFRAMIEQDISLGYSVAGFLDNDQPSGGDILGSVDDLEEIAKKREIDEVVIALPGGMISDIEKIMRVCNKLAIRTYIIPDYFKFLSRKFQVSLIGSFPIITVRNEPLQEIHWQFLKRAFDISISLAVLLLFASWFFPFIIILQKIFSPGPVFYIQDRIGKDNKTFRCYKFRSMIPAGADKEFRATSSDDPRITPFGRFMRKANIDELPQLLNVLLGDMSLVGPRPHALNYNKKYEEYIEALRLRNLVKPGITGWAQIHGLRGDVEDEEENKARIQKRFDYDVWYVENWSFGLDLQIIFLTFWEILKGKAQGV from the coding sequence ATGATTTTTGGCAAAAGAAACTTAAAGGTTGTCCGCACCGCAGCTGATATTTCGCTGATATTTGCGTCCTTTCTTGCGGCAGCCCTGCTGGCCCAGCCCTCAGAAGTACTCAGTCAGCGTTTATATATGTTTCTTCTTCCGGTACTGCTTTCCGCGCTGTGGTATTTTTCCGCCGGCGCCACAGGATTTTATGAAGATTTCAACTCCCGGTATTTCCCTTACCAGGTTGTCTATATTCTTAAAAATATCATTCTGCAGGCAGGCGCCGCGATATCATTTATATTTCTGATAAAAGAAGATCTTTACACCCGTAATTTCCTGATATTCTATTCATTCATACTTACCACTGCCGTATCAGCCGAGTTTCTTTACCTCCGGCATGCAATACGCCGTCAGAAAAGAAAAGGGGTGAACTTCAGGAATCTTCTTATAGCGGGAGCAGGTGAAGTAGGGCGTGATTTCAGAGCCATGATTGAGCAGGATATATCTCTCGGATATTCGGTCGCCGGTTTCCTTGATAATGATCAGCCCTCAGGCGGTGATATTCTCGGAAGCGTTGATGATCTGGAAGAGATTGCCAAAAAACGGGAAATTGATGAGGTGGTTATTGCTCTTCCCGGGGGTATGATTAGCGACATCGAAAAGATCATGAGAGTCTGCAATAAACTGGCTATCAGAACATATATCATCCCCGACTACTTCAAGTTTCTTTCACGGAAGTTTCAGGTAAGTCTTATAGGAAGTTTCCCGATTATCACCGTTCGTAATGAGCCGCTGCAGGAAATCCACTGGCAGTTCCTTAAAAGGGCATTTGATATCAGTATATCTCTTGCTGTTCTGCTGCTTTTTGCAAGCTGGTTTTTCCCTTTTATCATCATTCTCCAAAAGATTTTCTCCCCCGGACCGGTATTTTATATACAGGACAGAATCGGAAAAGACAACAAAACCTTCCGCTGTTATAAGTTCAGGAGCATGATTCCTGCCGGTGCGGACAAAGAATTCAGGGCAACTTCATCAGATGACCCCCGCATAACTCCCTTTGGCAGATTCATGCGCAAAGCAAATATTGACGAACTGCCTCAGCTGCTTAATGTTCTTTTGGGAGATATGTCATTAGTGGGACCACGCCCCCATGCTCTCAACTACAATAAAAAGTATGAGGAGTATATCGAAGCATTGCGGCTGAGGAATCTCGTAAAACCGGGAATAACCGGATGGGCTCAGATCCACGGCCTCAGAGGTGATGTTGAAGATGAAGAAGAAAACAAAGCAAGAATCCAGAAACGTTTTGACTATGATGTCTGGTATGTGGAAAACTGGTCATTCGGACTTGACCTTCAGATAATTTTTCTCACCTTTTGGGAGATTCTTAAAGGAAAGGCCCAAGGGGTTTAG
- a CDS encoding NAD(+)/NADH kinase, with protein sequence MKLGIVANITRENIGSIVANIADMITAAGFKVSVHEQLRGKMNADTEYIFCDEKTLGTTSDLLVSIGGDGTMLSAALIGHTHDKPLVGINFGKLGFLADVDVNKLTDFLSELQRGEYRIEERMVLESSCNQAPGELHVAFNDFVIDKGYWPKMIDIRLVVDDEYVTTFPADGVVFATPTGSTGYSLSVGGPIVTQKAEVITISPISPHSLTARPLVLSPYQTVKITAFSQHKTIQFNADGQRVVDYISPAKICISRCRKSLKILRTHSSSYFEVLRNKLFWGLDVRNSQIKL encoded by the coding sequence GTGAAATTAGGAATCGTAGCTAATATTACCAGGGAAAATATCGGCAGTATCGTTGCCAATATAGCCGATATGATCACGGCTGCGGGATTTAAGGTCTCGGTGCATGAACAGCTCCGCGGAAAAATGAATGCAGACACGGAGTATATATTCTGTGATGAGAAGACGCTCGGAACTACGAGCGATCTTCTGGTTTCCATCGGCGGTGACGGCACTATGCTTTCAGCGGCATTGATTGGGCATACGCATGATAAGCCGCTTGTAGGAATTAATTTTGGCAAACTGGGCTTTCTTGCTGATGTTGACGTTAATAAACTGACGGACTTTCTCTCGGAACTTCAGCGGGGTGAATACCGTATTGAAGAGCGGATGGTTCTGGAATCCTCCTGCAATCAGGCACCCGGAGAACTTCATGTTGCCTTTAATGATTTTGTTATTGATAAGGGCTACTGGCCCAAAATGATAGATATACGGCTTGTGGTTGATGATGAATATGTAACCACCTTTCCGGCTGACGGAGTGGTGTTCGCGACACCGACGGGTTCAACAGGATACTCCCTTTCAGTAGGCGGGCCTATTGTTACACAGAAAGCGGAAGTGATAACCATTTCGCCTATTTCTCCTCACAGTCTCACGGCACGTCCGCTGGTACTCAGTCCGTATCAGACGGTGAAGATAACTGCATTCTCGCAGCATAAGACTATTCAGTTTAATGCTGACGGGCAGAGAGTGGTTGATTATATATCTCCCGCGAAAATTTGTATTTCACGGTGCCGCAAGTCACTGAAGATTCTGAGGACGCATTCATCCTCCTATTTTGAGGTGCTAAGGAATAAGCTTTTCTGGGGGCTTGATGTAAGAAACAGTCAGATAAAATTATAA
- a CDS encoding glycosyltransferase family 2 protein, protein MADKLKISSLIIAKNEEKNIGRCIKSQLFCIDEIIVLVDSATTDRTAEIASGFEKVVCRTVEWKGYGVTKQEGLSLATNDWIFWIDADEEFTPELIDEITEFKEREHHCAVYELPRRAYFLGKWIRHCGWYPGYVERLFNRQKARFSTNGVHEHLIYEGEPGRLEADLNHYTDPSIEHYYTKFNTYTSLAAADLKKAGRKTGISDLLLRPVFLFLKMYIFRRGFLDGREGFLLAVFSANYVFTKYAKHWELSRNLKGADE, encoded by the coding sequence TTGGCAGATAAATTAAAAATCTCATCGCTTATTATAGCAAAGAATGAAGAAAAAAACATCGGGCGGTGTATTAAAAGCCAATTATTCTGCATTGATGAAATTATTGTACTGGTTGATTCGGCCACAACCGACCGGACGGCAGAAATTGCCTCCGGATTTGAGAAGGTGGTCTGCCGGACTGTGGAATGGAAAGGTTACGGGGTTACCAAGCAGGAGGGTCTTTCCCTGGCAACAAATGACTGGATTTTCTGGATTGATGCCGATGAGGAATTTACCCCGGAACTGATTGATGAGATAACGGAATTTAAGGAGCGGGAACACCACTGTGCAGTCTATGAACTCCCCCGTAGAGCCTACTTTCTGGGGAAATGGATCAGGCATTGCGGCTGGTATCCCGGCTATGTTGAACGGCTGTTTAACCGGCAGAAAGCCCGATTCAGCACAAACGGAGTGCATGAGCATCTGATCTACGAAGGAGAGCCGGGCCGGCTTGAGGCAGACCTGAATCATTACACTGATCCTTCAATAGAGCATTATTATACCAAGTTTAACACCTATACGTCGCTCGCGGCCGCCGATCTGAAAAAAGCGGGGAGGAAAACCGGCATAAGCGACCTGCTGCTCAGGCCTGTTTTTCTGTTTCTGAAGATGTATATATTCCGCAGGGGGTTTCTTGACGGAAGGGAAGGATTTCTGCTTGCGGTCTTTTCTGCCAATTACGTTTTTACCAAATATGCGAAGCACTGGGAGCTCAGCAGGAACCTGAAAGGAGCGGACGAGTGA
- a CDS encoding glycosyltransferase, with translation MSRNTIRVLMISARADFGGGPEHVYRLLESLKEKAGLFAAIPEDIPYYERICGLIGKEHVVAIPHRRFSFIYLLKIISFIFKKKINVVHSHGKGAGVYSRPAAFFTFSYCVHSFHGIHTGKYSRPAALLYRLYERLLSLITNQFIATGDGERNEALKAGLAPRKKISLVHNGVVIPGIQAAFPTGGEFNIITVTRFDEAKNPGLILPILQSLRGHHPDKKVKLIIVGSGPGSQETASDISLAGLDDMVEFTGSLSSVTDVYLRSFCYLSTSKMEGLPLSVLEALSFGLPCVVTDVPGNNDLIKPGLNGFLYGLHDPSLAADNIVRLMTDENLWNIYSKNAATMIQQHYSTEQMGEKVLALYASLTGSAH, from the coding sequence ATGAGCCGGAACACTATCAGGGTTTTAATGATTTCAGCGCGTGCTGATTTTGGCGGAGGTCCGGAACATGTCTACAGGCTGCTGGAGTCTCTCAAAGAAAAGGCAGGATTATTCGCGGCAATTCCGGAAGATATACCCTATTATGAAAGAATCTGCGGACTTATCGGAAAAGAGCATGTGGTTGCCATTCCCCACCGCAGGTTCAGTTTTATATACCTGCTGAAGATTATCTCTTTTATATTTAAGAAGAAAATAAACGTTGTTCATTCACACGGCAAGGGAGCCGGGGTGTATTCCCGTCCCGCAGCATTTTTTACTTTTTCTTACTGCGTGCATTCCTTTCACGGAATTCATACCGGTAAATATTCCCGTCCTGCCGCCCTGCTCTACCGGCTGTACGAAAGATTACTTTCCCTGATAACAAATCAATTTATCGCCACCGGTGATGGCGAACGGAATGAAGCACTGAAGGCAGGGCTGGCACCCCGGAAAAAAATATCACTGGTTCATAATGGTGTGGTTATACCGGGTATTCAGGCAGCATTCCCGACGGGAGGAGAGTTTAACATCATCACCGTTACCAGATTTGATGAAGCAAAAAATCCCGGCCTGATACTTCCCATCCTGCAATCCCTGCGCGGGCATCACCCCGATAAAAAGGTAAAACTGATTATCGTCGGGAGCGGTCCCGGCAGTCAGGAAACCGCCTCAGATATTTCACTTGCCGGTCTGGATGATATGGTTGAATTTACCGGTTCTTTAAGCAGCGTCACGGATGTTTACCTCCGCTCATTTTGTTATCTTTCCACATCAAAAATGGAAGGATTACCTCTTTCTGTTCTTGAAGCCCTGAGTTTTGGCCTCCCCTGCGTGGTGACTGATGTTCCGGGCAATAATGATCTGATAAAGCCGGGTCTGAACGGATTCCTGTATGGTTTGCATGATCCTTCCCTGGCAGCAGACAATATCGTCCGTCTGATGACGGATGAAAATCTCTGGAATATATATTCAAAGAATGCAGCAACTATGATTCAACAGCATTACAGCACTGAACAGATGGGAGAAAAAGTACTCGCGCTTTATGCTTCCCTTACGGGGAGTGCGCATTGA
- a CDS encoding glycosyltransferase, whose amino-acid sequence MKKALVHEWYEVAAGSEKCAESFTNIWSDFDHFALVDFLNDDDRRRILKGKQAKTSFIQNLPFARTSFRNYLPLFPFAVEQFDLSDYDFIMTNSHAVAKGVITRVNQLHVCYCHSPMRYAWDLYHQYIQQSGLQSGLKGLIARYTLHRLRIWDYTTSGRPDYFLANSGYTAARIKKIYNREAEVIYPPVDTHKFPLESNKDDFYLTASRLVPYKRMDLVVEAFSKMPDKKLVVAGDGPDMEKIKRLAAPNVHIIGYQEFDALRSLMQRAKAFVFAAEEDFGIVVIEAMACGTPVIGFGKGGTKETIVPGLSGLHFSEQTAQSIIDAVREFEKKSASFNSSDIHRYAQQFSKDAFEEKVKNFVESKMSEKL is encoded by the coding sequence TTGAAAAAGGCTCTTGTTCATGAATGGTATGAAGTAGCCGCCGGATCGGAAAAATGTGCTGAATCCTTCACCAATATCTGGAGTGACTTCGACCATTTTGCGCTGGTTGATTTCCTGAATGACGATGACCGCCGGCGCATCCTTAAAGGAAAGCAGGCAAAGACCAGTTTCATACAGAATCTTCCGTTTGCCAGAACCTCATTCAGAAATTATCTGCCGCTCTTTCCTTTTGCTGTTGAGCAGTTTGATCTTTCTGATTATGATTTTATCATGACAAACTCCCATGCCGTGGCAAAAGGAGTAATTACCCGTGTAAACCAGCTTCATGTCTGCTACTGCCACAGTCCCATGCGCTATGCCTGGGATCTGTATCACCAGTATATACAACAGTCTGGTTTGCAGTCCGGCCTGAAGGGGCTGATTGCCCGGTATACCCTGCACCGGCTGCGTATCTGGGATTATACCACGTCAGGACGTCCTGATTACTTCCTCGCCAACTCAGGATATACCGCTGCCCGCATCAAAAAGATTTATAACCGTGAGGCAGAGGTTATCTATCCGCCGGTTGACACCCATAAGTTTCCTCTTGAAAGCAATAAAGATGATTTTTATCTGACCGCTTCGCGCCTGGTCCCCTATAAGCGGATGGATCTGGTTGTGGAAGCATTCAGTAAAATGCCGGATAAAAAACTGGTTGTTGCCGGTGACGGTCCTGATATGGAAAAAATCAAAAGACTTGCCGCCCCCAATGTCCATATTATCGGCTATCAGGAGTTCGATGCTCTCCGCTCCCTGATGCAGCGCGCGAAAGCATTTGTCTTTGCCGCTGAGGAGGATTTCGGCATTGTGGTCATCGAGGCAATGGCTTGCGGCACCCCGGTCATCGGGTTCGGCAAAGGAGGCACAAAAGAAACCATTGTACCGGGTCTTTCAGGCCTTCACTTCTCCGAACAAACTGCACAGAGTATTATTGATGCTGTCAGAGAGTTTGAAAAAAAATCCGCTTCATTTAACAGCAGCGACATACACCGTTACGCGCAGCAGTTCTCAAAAGATGCATTTGAAGAAAAAGTGAAGAACTTTGTCGAATCAAAAATGTCAGAAAAACTGTAG
- a CDS encoding thioredoxin family protein, with translation MKTIFVMMVLYGAMMLQGQDMNKLIVDERTEKPMLIGLCNYEAFTDTNFGWWYESGYRDYEINESAIDDLNPDPEEITITVVLGTWCGDSRREFPHFAKLMDLIGFPRKNITIIAVNRSKVAEGDEVAALDIQFVPTFIVYRNGNEIGRIIESPALSLEEDLAAILKK, from the coding sequence ATGAAAACAATTTTTGTGATGATGGTTTTATACGGAGCAATGATGCTGCAGGGTCAGGACATGAATAAACTTATTGTGGATGAGCGTACTGAAAAGCCGATGCTTATCGGACTGTGCAATTATGAGGCTTTTACCGATACCAACTTCGGATGGTGGTATGAATCAGGATACCGCGACTATGAAATTAATGAGTCAGCTATTGATGACCTGAATCCGGATCCGGAAGAAATTACCATAACTGTGGTTCTGGGTACCTGGTGCGGTGACAGCAGAAGAGAATTCCCTCATTTTGCCAAACTGATGGACTTAATCGGGTTCCCCCGCAAGAACATAACGATTATTGCGGTTAACCGTTCGAAGGTTGCCGAAGGGGATGAAGTGGCTGCGCTTGATATACAGTTTGTACCCACCTTTATCGTTTACCGGAACGGAAATGAAATCGGAAGGATTATTGAATCACCCGCACTTTCTCTTGAAGAAGATCTTGCTGCGATTCTGAAAAAGTAA
- a CDS encoding glycosyltransferase family 2 protein produces the protein MSSQPVISVIIPAHNAAEYLEEAVVSVLQQTYQGFEIIIVNHNSSDGTGIVAARLSQLDRRIRVFTLESSGSAAHSRNFGIRQANCEYVAFLDADDLWRKEKLWHQIEYYAEHPSASFIYSASLTFGSVSPFSPLYEVLPLPWKAAYSHEDLLRGNPVTCSSVLAKKQLIEEAGMFDENPENKAEDYDLWLKLSRLSPPFFLPEILVDYRIHPQQFSGRDNTRADRLEYIRKKWGISAVYHASYRSNPFLRTARSLVHHGAVFLYKAGIVTYK, from the coding sequence ATGAGCAGTCAGCCGGTAATCTCCGTAATTATTCCCGCGCATAACGCCGCCGAATATCTGGAAGAAGCTGTGGTAAGTGTTCTGCAACAGACCTATCAGGGTTTTGAGATTATTATCGTGAATCATAATTCTTCTGACGGAACCGGAATTGTTGCCGCCCGGCTGTCGCAGCTTGACAGGAGAATCAGGGTCTTTACGCTTGAAAGCAGCGGCTCTGCAGCACACAGCCGTAATTTTGGAATAAGGCAGGCGAATTGCGAGTATGTTGCTTTTCTTGACGCGGATGATCTGTGGCGCAAGGAAAAGCTCTGGCATCAGATTGAATACTATGCCGAGCATCCTTCTGCTTCATTTATTTATTCAGCCAGTCTTACCTTCGGCTCTGTCAGTCCCTTTTCTCCGCTTTATGAGGTGCTTCCCCTTCCGTGGAAAGCCGCTTACTCACATGAAGATTTGCTCAGGGGAAATCCCGTTACCTGCTCATCTGTTCTGGCCAAAAAGCAGCTTATTGAAGAAGCCGGCATGTTTGATGAAAATCCTGAAAATAAAGCTGAGGATTACGACCTTTGGTTAAAACTCTCGCGGTTATCACCCCCATTTTTCCTTCCTGAAATTCTTGTTGACTACCGCATTCATCCGCAGCAGTTTTCAGGCAGGGATAATACCCGCGCTGACCGCCTTGAGTATATACGGAAAAAATGGGGTATATCCGCTGTCTATCATGCATCCTACCGGAGCAATCCTTTCCTCAGGACCGCACGGAGTCTGGTACATCACGGAGCCGTTTTTTTGTATAAAGCAGGAATTGTAACGTACAAATGA
- a CDS encoding glycosyltransferase, translating to MTVLMQHDYGVVSRGASFEYTNIHLPAVEIFGGDNVLHFDFYAIFRQEGREIMNARLIEDARMFSPDIVLFCLFENEIMESTITELNTFTKTAVYFFDDPWRQSYVRHWIQYFRYFSTPDYYMFRQYQSEGLRQAVYSPFGYNQDIYKKKNLPLKYEVSFVGGFSSYRQWVVSLLRKAGLDVRVFGRGWDGDRNWITTEQMVDIFNQSAVNLNLSNGVSYNVFHVLSSFRSPKALKTILMNRKIKEQVKGRHYEICGCGGFQLSYFVPGLNLAYEIDKEIAVFEDPQLLAAQIKFFLKHDTLRSEIAEAGYRRSLRDHSARQYLKNLFDTVAEGAL from the coding sequence ATGACAGTACTCATGCAGCATGATTACGGAGTTGTAAGCCGCGGCGCTTCATTTGAATATACCAATATACATTTGCCCGCTGTTGAAATCTTTGGCGGCGACAACGTTCTCCATTTTGATTTCTACGCTATCTTCAGGCAGGAAGGAAGGGAAATCATGAATGCACGGCTTATTGAAGATGCCAGAATGTTCTCCCCCGATATCGTGCTCTTCTGCCTTTTTGAAAATGAAATCATGGAAAGCACCATTACGGAACTGAATACGTTCACCAAAACAGCCGTTTATTTCTTTGATGACCCGTGGCGGCAGAGCTATGTGAGACATTGGATACAATACTTCCGTTATTTCAGCACCCCCGATTATTATATGTTCAGGCAGTATCAGTCCGAAGGACTCCGGCAGGCAGTGTACTCCCCCTTCGGATATAATCAGGATATATATAAAAAGAAAAACCTGCCGCTGAAATATGAAGTTTCTTTTGTGGGGGGATTCAGTTCCTACCGGCAGTGGGTAGTCTCACTGCTCCGGAAAGCAGGGCTTGATGTCCGTGTTTTCGGGAGAGGGTGGGACGGAGACCGCAACTGGATTACCACTGAACAGATGGTTGATATATTTAATCAGTCGGCAGTAAATCTGAATCTGAGCAATGGTGTTTCCTACAATGTATTTCATGTGCTTTCCTCTTTCAGGTCTCCTAAAGCGCTAAAGACCATCCTGATGAACAGAAAAATAAAGGAACAGGTAAAAGGAAGACATTACGAAATCTGCGGCTGCGGAGGTTTTCAGCTCAGCTATTTTGTGCCGGGGCTGAATCTTGCTTACGAGATAGACAAAGAAATTGCCGTCTTCGAAGACCCTCAGCTTCTTGCAGCTCAGATAAAATTTTTTCTGAAACATGACACACTGCGCAGTGAAATCGCCGAAGCAGGGTACCGGCGCTCACTCCGTGACCACAGCGCCAGACAATACCTGAAAAATCTTTTTGATACCGTTGCTGAGGGTGCATTATGA
- a CDS encoding oligosaccharide flippase family protein, with amino-acid sequence MIALFREKFSANRQEIIFFFGGQAAGVILSFVLIKLIASAGAVVYGEYILITTLAALAGQLYYGPLQQGFIRSYYETDSGRSGSVYHRLISLFLITGAIVFGVIAILAIGIVIPAGLDLYVPMILLALWFSVSSKFSEFFSGILNAARLRVFNAVMQTSEKLLSVILVYALIAYKEISTGTVIIVLSLPLLIAGYIKSRRTGWRFSLKTDRALLKEKLTKELLTYSLPFVIWGAAMWLQLNGEKWIINAFLTPEDVGYYGLMFALTNAFIAIPSNIINDLFLPLIFKNFSAEGGDRKRGEFYITMSVVSVLLLSAAAFLVFSFAGDWLITFLSTAEYTRYASLLPWLAAGSGLFYAGQALCNKGLAYNRPHLYLYPKVISGIVSVILYYYFIQIYGMTGIIAASVFTGLLYFLLVLIANRKLAA; translated from the coding sequence ATGATAGCTCTCTTCCGGGAGAAATTCAGCGCAAACCGGCAGGAGATCATTTTCTTTTTTGGGGGACAGGCAGCCGGCGTTATACTGAGTTTTGTTCTGATTAAACTTATTGCATCCGCCGGCGCGGTGGTCTATGGCGAGTATATACTAATAACCACCCTTGCCGCTCTGGCGGGCCAGCTTTACTACGGACCGCTTCAGCAGGGCTTCATCCGCTCCTATTACGAAACCGACTCCGGCAGATCCGGTTCGGTTTACCACCGGCTGATATCACTCTTCCTCATTACCGGTGCTATTGTTTTCGGAGTCATCGCCATACTGGCAATAGGCATCGTCATTCCCGCCGGGCTGGATCTTTATGTCCCGATGATTCTTCTTGCCCTCTGGTTTTCCGTCAGTTCAAAGTTCTCGGAGTTTTTCAGCGGCATCCTCAATGCAGCCCGCCTCAGGGTCTTTAATGCTGTGATGCAGACTTCTGAAAAACTGCTTTCGGTAATCTTAGTTTACGCTCTGATCGCCTATAAAGAAATTTCAACCGGAACGGTTATCATTGTTCTATCTCTCCCTTTGCTTATTGCCGGCTACATAAAGTCCAGGCGGACCGGATGGCGGTTCTCTCTTAAAACAGACAGGGCATTACTCAAAGAAAAGCTTACAAAGGAGCTGCTTACTTATTCCCTCCCCTTCGTAATCTGGGGCGCTGCTATGTGGCTGCAGCTGAACGGCGAAAAGTGGATTATCAATGCTTTTCTTACCCCGGAGGATGTCGGATACTACGGGCTGATGTTTGCGCTGACAAACGCTTTTATCGCGATTCCGTCAAACATAATCAACGATCTTTTTCTCCCGCTGATATTTAAGAACTTTTCCGCAGAGGGGGGAGATAGAAAACGGGGCGAGTTTTACATCACGATGAGTGTGGTTTCCGTCCTGCTGCTTTCAGCCGCGGCATTTCTTGTCTTTTCATTTGCGGGTGATTGGCTTATAACCTTTCTGAGCACCGCAGAATATACCCGATATGCTTCGCTGCTTCCCTGGCTGGCCGCGGGATCAGGACTTTTTTATGCCGGTCAGGCGCTCTGCAATAAAGGACTGGCCTATAACCGCCCCCATTTATACCTCTACCCGAAGGTTATTTCAGGCATTGTCTCTGTTATATTGTATTACTATTTTATTCAGATTTATGGGATGACAGGCATCATCGCGGCATCAGTTTTTACCGGACTTCTTTATTTCCTCCTGGTACTCATCGCTAACAGAAAGCTGGCAGCATGA